The Liolophura sinensis isolate JHLJ2023 chromosome 8, CUHK_Ljap_v2, whole genome shotgun sequence sequence CTGGGTAGTTGCGAAATTCACGTCAATCATTTGTGGTGTTGGCTAGATTGCAGGTGAGCGCACAGCAATGGATTATACTCAATAATAATAGATAGTCATAAACGTTCAAATCAAGGACAAAGACAGTGAAGGCCGTGTAACGTAAATAAGTGTGTGCAGAGGGTCAACTACACACAGTGCTGAGCACTTGGCTTCGAAACTTCGAAACGGAACAACTTTTACAAAATGACCAAGGCCAGAGTAGATGATTTGACTGTTGCGAACCCTGGAATATCTGGAGAGCCAAAAGTCTCCGTCTCTGAAAATGTCAATATTTCCGGTCTTAGGCAGGTATGCGAAAAGGGAACATCATTTGCCCGGAGGTAAGTATTTGTTTTCTTCTACACCACATTCACATCACTACTAACCACAACGTACATGGACTCAGTGCTGGTCTTAGACCGGTTATTTGTAGATTAATAACTTTCATTGTTCGTAGggatcttggtgacaataaggggtCAACAAGGCCCGTAATGTCGATTACGTAAACTTACGTTTGTTAAGGACTTGTAATAACCCAACATGGCATGCAGAACTATACACCACATTCGGGGGAAAGATTGATGGTTTACCACGGTCGTATTGATGGTTTATCCCAgtcagattggtggtttaccccggtcAGATTGGGGGTTTATCCCGGTCAGATAGGGGGTTTATCCCGGTCAGATTGGTGGTTTGCCCCGGTCAGATTGGGGGTTTATCCCAGTCAGATTGTCGGTTTAACCCGgtcagattggtggtttaccctggtcAGATTGGGGGTTTATCCCAATCAGATTGTTGGTTTAACCCGGTCAGACTGGGGGTTTACCCCAGTCAGATTGTTGGTTTACTCCGGTCatattggtggtttaccccagtcagattagtggtttaccctggtcagattggtggtttatcccggtcagattggtggtttactctggtcagattggtggtttaccccggtcAGATTGAGGGTTTACTCCGGTCAAATTGAGGGTTTATCCCAGTCAGATTGGGGGTTTATTCCAGTGCGATTGGGGGTTTATCCTGGTCAGATTGGGGGTTTACCCTGGTCAGATTGGGGGTTTGCCCTGgtcagattggtggtttatccaGGTCATATTGGTGGTTTGCCCTGGTgagattggtggtttatcccggtcagattggtggtttattcctgTCAGATTGGTGGTTTGCCCTGGTgagattggtggtttatcccggtcagactggtggtttatcccggtcagactggtggtttatcccggtcagactggtggtttactctggtcagATTGGGGGTTTATCCCGgtcagattggtggtttatcccggtcagattggtggtttatcccggtcAGATTGGGGATTTGCCCTGGTCAGATTGGGGGTTTATCCCGGTCAGATTGGTGGTTTGCCCTAgtcagattggtggtttatcccggtcAGTCTGGTGGTTTGCCCTAgtcagattggtggtttatcccggtcAGATTGGTGGTTTGCCCTGgtcagattggtggtttatccaGGTCATATTGGTGGTTTGCCCTGGTgagattggtggtttatcccggtcagattggtggtttattcctgTCAGATTGGTGGTTTGCCCTGGTgagattggtggtttatcccggtcAGACTGGTGGTTTATCCGGTCAGactggtggtttatcccggtcagactggtggtttactctggtcagATTGGGGGTTTATCCCGgtcagattggtggtttatcccggtcAGATTGGGGATTTGCCCTGGTCAGATTGGGGGTTTATCCCGGTCAGATTGGTGGTTTGCCCTAgtcagattggtggtttatcccggtcAGTCTGGTGGTTTGCCCTAgtcagattggtggtttatcccggtcAGATTGGTGGTTTGCCCTGgtcagattggtggtttatcccggtcAGATTGAGGGTTTACCCCGgtcagattggtggtttactcccgtCAGATTTTTGGTTTACTCCCGTCAGATTGGTGGCTTACCCCGGTCAGATCTGACTGATGTAAACCCCCAGTCTAGTTTGCCCCGGTCAGCCTGTTGGTCTACCTTAGTCAGATTGGGGCTTTATCCCGGTTAGCTTGTTGGTTTACCCTCGTCAGATTGGTGGACCGCTATTAATTTgaagagaaacaaaacaatcaatcaatcatacaCAGACTAGCTCAGCAATTCATTTGGCAGTCTTAACCAACTGGAGAGTTCCAAGAGTTTGCAATAAAGCCCCGATAAATgtattcctacatgtacacgacTTACAAATACATGAAGTGGAATAGGTTTACACAGCAAACATTGTCTTCAGTTTCTAACAGAAAGACAAATACACTCACAATTAATGTTCTCATTTTTCTTAGTGTCGACAAACCAAAAGTATTTTGTATGTCAGCACACGTGAAAATAAATTTCCAGAGAGTTGATATCCCAGCTTGATTTATACACCAACTTTTAAGCTCTTTCCaaattaagtatttatttatttgattggtgttttacgccgtactcaagaatatttcacttatacaatggcgacctgcactatggtgggaaacccccgaccatccacTTGTTTCAAAAGTAACTATGAtagaatgacgtcataaaaaaTGGATGAGGCATAACCGTGACACGATGAATTGTACAAAAATCACGCCCTTGGATAGGATAAACATCAATAGCATTTTTGGGTTTCAGTTCTTCAATAATTTTGATAGTTTTCACATGTAATGTAAACCGGTATGAAAACAGGGCAGACTTCTAATGGAGTATTCATCATGCACTGGAACCCTCGCCACGTCACTGCTGGTCTTTTATCGTGTTTATTCTTGGGGCTGCAAAACctaagtgaaaaaatatttaaaatcacaTGTTATTTACTAATAATAATGCAGCAAGTTAGCATATAtatactaccaggcaaaagaaaggtttcgccgtattttttgtcataaaaacagtaaaagcgcggttccgggtttgattctaagcaggacttagcgtatgactgcatcgtttcctctaccagaatgTATCGTCAAGAaagcagcaattggaattgtgaaattgcgaccacatgcaaaacttccttttgaggcatggctcgtgatgcacgtgcggtaatgttgcataaatactcttgctggaaagagcagacattcagtgaccgaaaaaacacaaacagtatgccaagacaacgcaagcgcaacgagaccaggccatcggtatgtccaccatgggagtctcgcaaagtcacattgcaagaacgttcaactgcagccaaaccaccatcaggaggttgttgatacgctatcagcagacaggccagacccaagacagaccaagatcgggaagaccgagggtaacaactgcggctgaagatcgctacatccggcagatccacctccgaaaccgattccttttttgagagaatatttcacaatgatttctgtttatgaaccaatcttcttaattcttatatctgcctttgtttttgttttatgggctcaagaagtgggtgaaacctttcttttgtcTGGTAGTTTAGTAACACCCCATCCCCCTAATCCAGCACACTGGAGTACCCACTGTTTACATTTCACGTCCTTTAACAGTAGCGTTGATGTTGATGTGGACATCATGGATAggctgaaaattttgttttagatCAATTTTGTGGTTCCCACTGCTAGGAAACGTACAAAGGCTCGCTCAGAACTACATCTGTCTGAAGGAAGGAGACACCTTTGCCGCCAAAGTTATGTAGTCCCATTCCTGCATTTGCAATGATGTATTGTGGACAAACTGGTGACGTAGTACTCATGTGTTACAAGACAACAATGGTCAGTCCGGCTTGGACCTGAGTTGCCATTTCGCGGGAATATGCACCCAATTGAATTCACTATACCATCAACGAATTTGTGATAATATGTCCAGCCGTTTTACAGGACCATCTTGCCGGTATTACTCTTGGTCAACTCAGAACTGACAGCTCATATCTGCCTGAAGTAGCTAAATTAACAATATCGTTTACGAATTTTTATGAAGCACTTTGTATAATTGTTGTACAGAGCTATCTCACTAGTGTTGTTTTTCGCCAGCTCAGAACCATATCTGCCTGAAGTAGCTAAATTAACAACATCGTTTACGAATTTTTGTGAAGCACTTTGTATAACTGTTGTACAGAGCTATCTCACTAGTGTTGTTTTTCGCCAGCTCAGAACCATATCTGCCTGAAGTAGCTAAATTAACAATATCGATTACGAATTTTTGTGAAGCACTTTGTATAACTGTTGTACAGAGCTATCTCACTAGTGTTATTTTTCGCCAGCTCAGAACCATATCCGCCTGAAGTAGCTAAATTAACAATATCGATTACGAATTTTTGTGAAGCACTTTGTATAATTGTTGTACAGAGCTATCTCACTAGTGTTATTTTTCGCCAGCTCAGAACCATATCCGCCTGAAGTAGCTAAATTAACAATATCGATTACGAATTTTTGTGAAGCACTTTGTATAATTGTTGTTCAGAGCTATCTCACTAGTGTTATTTTTCGCCAGCTCAGAACCATATCTGCCTGAAGTAACTAAATTAACAACATCGTTCACGAATTTTTGTGAAGCACTTTGTATAATTGTTGTACAGAGCTATCTCACTAGTGTTGTTTTCGCCAGCTCAGAACCATATCTGCCTGAAGTGTCTAAATTAACAATATCGATTACGAATTTTTGTGAAGCACTTTGTATAACTGTTGTACAGAGCTATCTCACTAGTGTTGTTTTTCGCCAGCTCAGAACCATATCTGCCTGAAGTAGCTAAATTAACAATATCGATTACGAATTTTTGTGAAGCACTTTGTATAATTGTTGTACAGAGCTATCTCACTAGTGTTGTTTTTCGCCAGCTCAGAACCATATCCGCCTGAAGTAGCTAAATTAACAACACCATTCACGAATTTTTGTGAAGCACTTTGTATAATTGTTGTACAGAACTATCTCACTAGTGTTGTTTTTCGCCAGCACAGAACCATATCTGCCCGAATTGGCTAAATTAACAACATCGTTTACGAATTTATGTGAAGCACTTTGTATAACTGTTGTTCAGAGCTATCTCACTAGTGTTGTTTTTCGCCAGCTCAGAACCATATCTGCTTGAAGTAGCTAAATTAACTATATCGTTTACGATCTTTTGTGAAGCACTTTGTATAATTGTTGTATAGAGCTATCTCACTAGTGTTGTTTTTTGGTCAGCTCAGAGCAATGTCTGTCTGAAGTAGCTAAATTAACAATATCATTTACGAATTTGTGTGAAATAATTTGTCTAATTGGTTTACAGACTGATCTGGCTATTGTTGCTTTTGGCCGGAACGTCTTTCTTGGTCTATCAGGTGTACAGGACCGTTAACTACTTTCTATCCGGACCCACCATACAGACAACGTCCACTGTCTACCCCTCTGATGTGCCATTCCCAGCGGTGACAATCTGTAACCAAAACACAATCAGGTATATCAACTGTTACTCTTTACAATGATTCTTAAAGTGAAAGATTGCTAACAAATGAAGCAATGCTCACTGGGCTGTCAACCGAAAGACtggtaaatatattttcatttaatttcttatttttctttatattcatatatatatatatgtatatatagaaggTGTTTAGGTACTATAATGTCAAAGTTGTTGTCTCACTGTAAACAaagcttttacatgtattattattaccCACGAGTAAAAGATTATGTAAATAATGTTGTGAAAATCGCATGAAGGTGAATATAAAGTGACACCAGAGTGCCCAGACACTATCAATACGGTTCATAAAACCTACCTTAAAATTCAAACATCTAATTCCATCTTAAAATTTCCgaaaaaatcagtaaaattaaccttatatatattttacacgtCTCGTTATGATTACCCCCTGAACGTAGGACTCATTGTACAACACATGTGGGAAATAACCAGTTCGTGCTTTTAAAACGTTTGTGTTACATTTGGCAATCAAAAAATGGCCCATAACTTGTCGCTCCGATTTGAGTATGCTTGCTTTTAGGCTTGCtgtgtttaacatgtttttttccagTAATGCACAGCCTTGatatgttgatatttatttatttatttcattggtgttttacgccatactcacttatttcatttacacgccggcggccagcattgtggtgggagaaaactgagcaGATCGGTTGTTGCTTTAGGTCACCAAGGTGCCGAGTTTTCAGAGTTTTACCATGTTACCTACACCCGCGAACTTTTGATCAGTCACTAAGGCGAAATGTCATTGAATTGGGATTATCATTGAATTGTAATTTTTCACAGGATAAGCACCACTTTCTTTTCACCGTATTTTCAAGAGGAAACGTCAGAAAGATCACCGCTCGTATATGAGTCTTTGTTGATGTTAATGGCGTTACTGAACAGGAATGCTAGTCGGCTGGAGGACGTTGACTTGAGCCAAATGTTTGGAGGTAGAACAGATTTCACATTAGAAACATTCTACAAGCAAAGCGGTCACACCATAGAAAGCATGATCAAACGGTAAGCTGAAGTATAAAGTAAGAACTACATTTAAAATGGTTACCATTCATTTAGGCGAATGTGTAAGAGGCATCACTAAAGTTGTtgtcaaagaaaatatttccaaCAATGTTAGATCATGTTACTGCAATGTTGATTAATCACTGTCTTTGACAGTCTTCTGTCCGTGGCCTCAATCTCAACATCCATCTGACGAGACACGGAAGGATATCACAAGCACATGAATGTGGACGGAAAGACTGGCATTCGCAATTATAGCCATTATAGGCTTAAATTATCTTAGATAATGGGCACACCAATGATGTTGCAGATTGCAAATGTCAGTGACTGCCAGAATTAAAAGCGGTATTGGATATACCAATGATATTGACTTTAGAGCGGTAATCTCAGACTTATGAATGGTAATTGATATATCAATGATACTGACTGTCAGACTTATGAACGTAATAGATATACCACTGTTTTTGATTTTGCATACTTCAGTTATTTGCATGTTTaatcagatatatacatattactAACTGTCAAATTTCACAGTACAATGGATATAGTATATAGTGTTTGATTgtcattttttcaaaatgttgacGGAAGTACCAGAGGCCAAGTTTCTGAGGATTCATAGTATTGGTAGATATGCAACGatattttcagatttcattGTTACAGgtgacaatgtttattttccaAGTTTACAACATAAAACCGTGCATGTAGTCACAGAGTCTCGTTTTTGACTCGTTCTACAAGTACGCCCAAAATAGCTAGACTGATGTTATAGACTGTTGTGATATGAAGTTGTGAAATGTTTATTACCACCTGTAACTCGTTCTTTAGATGAACGCACCCCGGAAGGCGTTGTGATCGCTAAACTGATGTTACACGCTGCTGGTGTTATAGTTTGAAGCTTAGAAATGATTTAGCACCCTTGACTCGCTCTGTAGTCGTGAATACCCCAGAAGGCGTTGTGATATAACGAGACTGATGTTACAGACTGATTACGTTATAATGTTgaattgtgaaatgtttttactGTCTTTGACCCGTAAATACCCCAGAAGGCGTTGTAATGGCTATACTGATGTTGCACTCGTTGTTTACGTTGTGGTGTAAAACTGTAAAATCGATCCATTTGTCAGCCACACCGGCATTATCGTGGCGATTGTAACTTTAAATCACACATATGGATTTTATGGTGACAGAGATATGTGTTATTTTAATAAGGATATCAGGATATAAGGATCTGGATAAAGTATTAGGTAAATAGTGCCCTGAAAGGCTGCATTAGGTGTTGTACTGTGTGGCATTGTGGTCTTGTCTGCAGCTGTGTGTTCAACGGAGTGCCGTGCCGACGTGAATGGTTCACAGCTCAACTCACAGACGCCGGTCACTGCTACACGTTCAATGGCGCAAACAAAGACGGCGGCCTGCGGACGGCTTTACGTGGTGAGTGTTTCTACATTACTATTGCAATGACAACCGTAGGTTCGCTATCAGAGATAAATATCCATCGGTAAATATGCACTTTCTATTGATTCTGGGTTTACAGAGTCGATTCTCACTGGCTGGTGTActagataggcaagtccagccTATGCCGTGCCTAAGTTGAATTTTAAGTATGATACTTTTATTCAActgtgaccaaggctgcaaagTTTAGCCCATATGACCCTGGTCTCCATTATTAGCCAGTCAATGTCGATTCTGTTCCTCTTCAATGATCAACTCGGGGTGGGATTTCCGTAACTGAGCACAAAGACTCGGGAGCCTCCtatcaatgcggtcgccgtgagttctagtccagctcatgccggctttcTCTCACGTTGTGGAAGGGAGGGAGCAACCTGCACACGGCCttggccccccccccccatctaactctgcacagtttccagccaccataattctgaccatTGTCgtacaagtagataaataaaacaataaaatcacCGCCAAATCGCTACAACAGACGAATAAAGCTTGATATATTGCATCCAAAATATAGACCAAATGGTGACCTAGTGTCAAACATCCGTCTATGAGACAAAACTCCCTCACTGATTAGGAAAATGCAAAGATATGAACGCGTTCCATTCACAAAGGCAGATCAATTACATTAATGATGATATTTTAGGACCATTtggtttaaagtgaaagacagcatctgactaatgtttatgtccactgaaagatgAAAGctgtggacttcggcgatgagCGCCCCAGTGATAAATATAGCTTTCaaggaaattggacatactggaggAATATTTCTTctactgcttgaactgttgatacagcagGCCCACTATATCATTCCCGGTTCAGGTCGTAGCATCCGGCGACGTTGTTTCAATAGCCTAGCAGATGCACGGCCGCGGTATTCCCGCTTCAGGTCGTAGCATCCGGCGACCTTGTTTcaatagcctagctgcagatgcacggccgcGGTATTCCCGCTTCAGGTCGTAGCATCCGGCAACGCTGTTTCAATAGCCTAGATGCAGATGCACGGCCGCGGTATTCCCGGTTCAGGTCGTAGCATCCGGCGACGTTGCTTCAATAGCCTAGCTGTAGGTGTACGGCCGcagtattcctggttcaggtcgtagcatCCAGCGGGGTGGTGCTGGGGATTTTAACCCGAATTAAATGCTTACAAAATTACAgaaggattgttgtacaactagattcatgctcaattctgaaactaatgaaaataaatcaaagtaccAATGAGGCTGACCTAGTCATTCGACTGTCgttggattttatgcttcaattttgtagagGTGTCTTCTAAGATGAAAGGAGTGCTTATCGCGGAGAAGCACCTCGGTTTGAACACTGCGCCTCAATAATTTCGCtctattttataaaagaaaacaaagagaacatctcttgtatgcgagaaagacgaaggaaCAAAATTTAGATTCTTCAATtataataaattcagagaaaacaccttatatcataagatttttaattaatttttagcGTTGTCGGGTGAGatgctgtcttctcattcccataaacctagCTTCGGCATCCCtcatgaattttgcactgacctggatatttgttatttataaactgctgactaaacgcttaaatgaacgacaaaaaatgtaatttggggagatgaatacAGTTTGGGCCGAGACAGTATGCTACCGTCTGGCATAATATGTGATGCCATCGTTGAATGTTAAGTCAACAACTGATAttcacggcttgtaaatcaactgattttacatctgtggtggcacgtgaatgagtgaatgattatggattaacgcCACACTagcaattttgcagccatatcgtggcaaggaGAAGTTTAAAACAGGAGCCAGTGAATGGTTTTCGATACAATAAAGAAACACTTGACATAAAACTAAAATAgacgaacatgtttaaaacgACTCTATAAAAGAACCAAACCTTAGTAAAAATTCGAAAACCACAATATACTTATAACATTGTGGTAAAACCTAtgaatatatgatatatttgtacatatttttaagAACTgaattttatgatataggccaatggccttaaataatttatgacagcGTCGCCAGCAAAGGCGTCGAACACATCGAATATTGTGTTGACTGGGTAGAACTTTTCTCGAACTTGAGCAAAGAATACACAGTCAACAAGGGTATGTTTGATGcaatattgagcatcacatccaacacactgtGGAGCAGTGCGCCCATCAAGAATAAAATGTCAAACGAGAATGGCAGATACggcaccttgttaaaactacttggtctctgcgagacataccatgtgtatatttatttatttatttgattggtgttttacgccgtactcaagaatatttcacttatacgacggcggccagcattatggtgggaggaaaccgggctgagccagggggaaacccacgac is a genomic window containing:
- the LOC135473200 gene encoding acid-sensing ion channel 4-A-like encodes the protein MTKARVDDLTVANPGISGEPKVSVSENVNISGLRQVCEKGTSFARRLIWLLLLLAGTSFLVYQVYRTVNYFLSGPTIQTTSTVYPSDVPFPAVTICNQNTIRNASRLEDVDLSQMFGGRTDFTLETFYKQSGHTIESMIKRCVFNGVPCRREWFTAQLTDAGHCYTFNGANKDGGLRTALRGKNGGLTLELNVEQYEYSYSRTNTAGVYLLIHDQSEIPNLVLNRALAVTSGYHTSISLGLLNPVRKINVMCSRLCLVSSQKQTVFRLRPSTRLIANVKRRAKSSVI